The following coding sequences lie in one Rutidosis leptorrhynchoides isolate AG116_Rl617_1_P2 chromosome 6, CSIRO_AGI_Rlap_v1, whole genome shotgun sequence genomic window:
- the LOC139854502 gene encoding uncharacterized protein yields the protein MVLEFVKHQIGNRNTTLAWSNNWSICGPLAAFISQRDIYGIGSNHYALVKDIVQGSQFIWLTQWYAKYPLLQGLNPPLFNDSCDVIKWVESDGNFHNFSVTIVWDTIRLRALKVNWFQVVWFSQCIPRHAFIMWLLIGERLKTQDKLKP from the coding sequence ATGGTACTTGAATTCGTAAAACACCAGATAGGTAATAGAAATACAACTTTAGCTTGGTCAAACAATTGGAGTATATGTGGGCCTCTAGCTGCGTTCATTAGTCAAAGGGATATTTATGGTATTGGATCCAATCATTATGCTCTGGTCAAAGATATTGTCCAGGGGTCTCAATTTATATGGCTTACCCAATGGTATGCGAAGTACCCCTTGTTACAGGGGCTTAATCCTCCACTTTTTAATGACTCGTGTGATGTGATCAAATGGGTGGAAAGTGATGGTAACTTTCATAATTTCTCTGTTACTATTGTATGGGATACTATAAGGCTAAGGGCTTTAAAAGTTAATTGGTTTCAAGTGGTTTGGTTTTCGCAATGTATCCCTCGCCATGCTTTTATAATGTGGCTTCTTATAGGCGAAAGACTAAAGACACAAGATAAATTGAAGCCGTGA